Proteins encoded within one genomic window of Halodesulfovibrio sp. MK-HDV:
- a CDS encoding DegT/DnrJ/EryC1/StrS aminotransferase family protein, producing MTKVFTKDFTLQEAIPEESIENAIAVMRSGKLHRYNVAEGEKGETALLEEEFAQYIGKKYCLACSSCGAALYLALKGLGVAAGDKVLCNAYTLAPVPGAIENAGAKIELVEITDDYTIDLKDLERKAADSKSKWFMLSHMRGHIANMDRIMEICRKYDLKLIEDCAHTMGGTWDGIKSGSLGHVACYSSQTYKHINSGEGGLLVTDDEQLIARAIIHSGSYMLYEKHTARPDMEVFESIKKMVPNYSSRMDNLRAAILRPQIRTLDAQCERWNTLYSAFESGLSNIDGLSCPTRDPREYYVGSSIQFSIPSASGDQIQKFLSENEKRGVQIKWFGSVEPVGFTSAYHSWRYFGALPELPETNRILATTFDIRVPLTFNTDDCALITEIIREVYTKIFG from the coding sequence ATGACAAAAGTATTCACAAAAGATTTTACACTGCAAGAAGCAATTCCTGAAGAAAGTATTGAAAACGCTATTGCCGTAATGCGCAGCGGAAAATTGCATCGCTACAATGTTGCAGAGGGCGAAAAAGGTGAAACCGCTCTTCTTGAAGAAGAGTTTGCACAATATATAGGCAAAAAATATTGCCTTGCATGCTCTTCGTGCGGAGCAGCTCTCTATCTTGCGCTGAAAGGACTTGGAGTTGCGGCAGGAGACAAGGTACTTTGCAATGCTTATACACTTGCTCCTGTTCCCGGTGCCATTGAAAATGCCGGCGCTAAAATTGAACTCGTAGAAATAACAGATGATTATACGATTGATTTGAAAGATCTGGAGCGTAAAGCTGCTGACTCAAAATCAAAATGGTTCATGCTGTCTCATATGCGCGGGCATATCGCAAATATGGATAGAATCATGGAAATCTGCCGCAAGTACGATCTCAAACTCATTGAAGACTGTGCACACACAATGGGCGGCACATGGGATGGCATCAAAAGTGGGTCTCTGGGACATGTAGCCTGCTACAGTTCACAAACCTACAAGCATATCAACTCCGGCGAAGGCGGACTTCTCGTAACAGACGACGAGCAACTTATCGCCCGCGCTATTATCCATTCTGGCTCATACATGCTGTATGAAAAACATACTGCCCGTCCTGACATGGAAGTATTTGAATCCATTAAAAAGATGGTTCCAAATTACAGCTCACGTATGGACAACCTGCGAGCAGCCATTCTTCGCCCGCAAATTCGCACCTTGGATGCCCAATGCGAACGCTGGAACACGCTCTACAGCGCCTTTGAGTCAGGGTTATCCAACATTGACGGTCTATCCTGTCCTACCCGAGACCCGCGTGAATATTACGTGGGAAGCTCAATTCAATTTAGCATTCCTTCTGCATCTGGTGATCAGATTCAGAAATTTCTTTCAGAAAACGAAAAACGAGGCGTCCAGATCAAATGGTTCGGAAGCGTTGAGCCTGTCGGCTTTACAAGCGCATACCATAGCTGGCGGTACTTTGGTGCCCTTCCGGAACTTCCGGAAACAAACCGTATCCTCGCTACAACATTTGATATCCGCGTTCCACTTACCTTTAATACAGACGATTGTGCATTAATCACGGAGATTATCCGTGAAGTGTATACCAAAATTTTCGGATAA
- a CDS encoding TRAP transporter large permease: protein MSAAFVLFSAFVFLLLIGAPITVALGVASMSAFLVVGQDLSTLVQIAFSSVNSFPIMALPAFVLAGALMECAGVSRRLVKVAESMVGTIDGGLAISTTLACVFFGAISGSGPATTAAVGMLMIPAMFKRGYDHGYAAAATATAGGIGIIIPPSIPMVIYGVTAQESITKMFVAGVVPGLLISLGLIVLHYVRCRGKSLTLGAEPWSFTNMKRSFREGFWAILAPVVILGGIYSGLFTPTEAAIVSIFYTLIIGIFVYKEMTISGLMKSLQTTSWLTGRVLVIMFTAYAFGRLLVQYHIPAMIAETLLSVTSDVHIIWALVILFLLFMGMFMETLAIIMLVTPVLLPVMTSLGVDPIHFGVVLVCCCGVGFSTPPLGENMFIASGIADISLEEISYKALPFCAVTVGAIFLMAYCPAIVLWLPKLMGY from the coding sequence ATGTCCGCTGCATTCGTTTTATTCTCCGCATTTGTCTTTCTGCTCTTAATCGGTGCACCTATCACTGTGGCATTAGGCGTCGCATCAATGAGCGCTTTCCTTGTGGTGGGACAAGACCTTAGTACACTAGTACAAATTGCCTTCAGTTCAGTTAACTCTTTTCCCATTATGGCGTTACCTGCTTTTGTTCTTGCAGGTGCACTTATGGAATGTGCCGGTGTTTCCCGCCGACTTGTAAAAGTTGCTGAATCTATGGTTGGTACCATTGATGGCGGACTTGCCATTTCCACCACACTGGCATGCGTATTCTTTGGAGCTATTTCAGGTTCCGGCCCTGCTACAACTGCTGCTGTAGGCATGCTCATGATCCCTGCTATGTTCAAGAGGGGATATGACCATGGTTACGCTGCCGCAGCAACAGCAACAGCTGGCGGTATCGGAATCATCATTCCCCCTAGTATTCCAATGGTTATTTACGGCGTAACCGCCCAGGAATCCATTACAAAAATGTTTGTGGCCGGAGTTGTTCCAGGCTTGCTTATCTCACTTGGCTTAATTGTTCTTCACTATGTCCGGTGTCGTGGCAAGTCTCTTACTTTGGGTGCGGAACCTTGGTCTTTTACCAATATGAAACGATCCTTCCGCGAAGGCTTCTGGGCAATTCTTGCTCCTGTTGTTATCCTTGGCGGAATATATTCCGGTCTATTTACACCAACAGAAGCTGCTATTGTTTCAATTTTTTACACCCTCATTATCGGTATATTTGTCTACAAAGAAATGACTATCTCCGGCCTTATGAAGTCCTTGCAGACAACATCATGGCTTACCGGCCGCGTGCTGGTAATCATGTTCACTGCCTACGCGTTCGGTCGTCTTCTGGTGCAATATCATATTCCGGCCATGATTGCAGAAACGCTCCTGAGTGTAACAAGTGATGTCCATATCATCTGGGCTCTTGTTATCCTGTTTCTGCTTTTCATGGGAATGTTCATGGAAACTCTTGCTATCATTATGTTAGTAACACCTGTTCTCTTACCGGTAATGACCTCTCTTGGCGTAGACCCTATCCACTTCGGGGTTGTACTTGTATGCTGCTGTGGTGTGGGCTTTTCTACCCCGCCTCTGGGTGAAAATATGTTCATCGCTTCCGGCATTGCGGACATCTCTCTTGAAGAGATTTCCTACAAAGCGTTACCATTTTGCGCTGTTACGGTGGGGGCTATTTTCCTTATGGCATACTGCCCTGCCATAGTCCTATGGTTACCAAAACTCATGGGCTACTAA
- a CDS encoding efflux RND transporter permease subunit — MNLAELSIKKRAITQFIVLLLFIAGAYSYFQMGKLEDPEFTLKTAIVITQYPGASTIQVEDEVTDVLETAIQQMESLKHVRSMSRPGLSVVWVDIQESKRARELPQIWDDLRKKMRDVAPTLPPGVKPSIIRDDFGDVYGVFLTVTSDGFSYAELKDQVDELRKELLLVKNVAKVEIWGAQQECIYVDVSSTSLSERGIPPASVFNALDKQNLVVDSGSVNLGRERVRLAVNGEFNSVEAVGNLIVSHGASDKMVLLRDIATIRKGYVEPVSKQMRFNGLPSLGIAASTVSGGNVIEMGEAVKARIEELKEFLPIGMEISVVAMQSDLVQKSIDEFMMNLGAALLIVVALLFIFMGMRSGILIGLGLLLTIATTFLIMRGLHVDLQRISLGALIIALGMLVDNAIVVTESMLIKLQIGKNRMQAAKETYSETAWPLLGATIVAALAFLPVYLADNNTGEFCESLFVVVGVSLLVSWLLAMTVSALWCYIGLKIPENMQGKDPYAGVFFTTYKKLLDLCIHFRWVTLAIMGVLLVTAIVNFKYIDKTFFPESRRPQLIVDYWLPEGTNVEIVSDDLQKLEKTLLDYPTIEGVASFVGGGGTRFYLSLEPEFTNSSYGQLILNMNSAERLDETIDFVQKELDEKFLYAEPRVRKFPLGAAAKFKVEARFRGPDRAVLHELAEQAKSVMHAEPTAKYVRDDWRQSVKVIEAEYSQARGLRVGVTREDVALAMKRGYDGVPMGVYREGNKLLPIILRPPENERHRVEDMRMLQVYNTKSTQGIPMGQLVSDVTTGWEESTIRRRDHQRAITVQCDPRVGTAETLRRKIKPAIESLVLPAGYSLEWGGDWDKSNESRSYVAKGLPVTFLIMALVVVMLFNAYRQPLIIALTVPLSIIGVTTGLLLTRQPFGFLALLGFLSLSGMLIKNAVILIDQIDAEIAGGKEPYTAVLESSVSRIRPVLMAAMSTVLGMLPLVIDRFWASMAVTICFGLTFATVLTLVIVPVLYTLFFRIKRIPPQEQKA, encoded by the coding sequence ATGAACTTAGCAGAATTATCTATTAAAAAACGCGCGATAACACAGTTTATTGTACTGCTTCTTTTTATTGCCGGTGCGTATTCTTACTTTCAAATGGGCAAACTTGAAGATCCTGAGTTTACGTTAAAAACCGCCATCGTTATCACCCAATACCCTGGTGCCAGTACTATTCAGGTTGAAGATGAAGTGACGGATGTGCTTGAAACTGCGATTCAGCAGATGGAGAGCTTAAAGCATGTCCGATCTATGTCCCGTCCCGGGCTTTCTGTCGTCTGGGTTGATATTCAGGAAAGTAAACGCGCTCGAGAATTGCCGCAGATATGGGATGACTTGCGTAAGAAAATGCGCGACGTCGCGCCGACGCTTCCTCCGGGAGTAAAGCCGTCTATCATTCGTGATGACTTTGGTGACGTGTATGGCGTATTTCTTACTGTTACCAGTGATGGTTTTTCGTATGCCGAATTAAAAGATCAAGTTGATGAGCTTCGCAAAGAACTCTTGCTGGTTAAGAACGTTGCAAAAGTTGAAATTTGGGGTGCACAGCAGGAATGCATTTACGTTGATGTTTCAAGCACATCACTTTCAGAACGTGGCATTCCTCCGGCATCGGTTTTTAATGCTTTGGATAAACAGAACCTCGTTGTCGATTCAGGTAGCGTGAACCTTGGTCGAGAGCGCGTACGCCTTGCTGTAAATGGTGAGTTTAACAGTGTCGAGGCAGTCGGCAATCTGATTGTAAGTCACGGTGCCTCTGATAAAATGGTGCTTCTGCGCGATATTGCAACCATACGTAAGGGGTATGTTGAGCCTGTCTCAAAGCAGATGCGTTTTAACGGTCTGCCGTCACTTGGTATAGCGGCTTCAACTGTTTCAGGCGGCAACGTTATTGAGATGGGTGAGGCGGTTAAGGCGCGTATTGAAGAACTGAAGGAATTTTTGCCAATCGGTATGGAAATTTCTGTCGTTGCAATGCAGTCTGACCTTGTTCAAAAATCCATTGATGAATTTATGATGAACCTTGGCGCTGCACTGCTTATTGTTGTTGCCCTGTTGTTTATCTTCATGGGAATGCGAAGCGGGATTCTCATCGGACTTGGTCTATTGCTGACCATTGCAACAACCTTTCTTATCATGCGCGGGCTTCACGTTGACTTGCAGCGAATTTCACTTGGTGCACTCATTATCGCACTGGGCATGCTGGTGGATAATGCCATTGTTGTGACTGAGAGTATGTTGATTAAGTTGCAGATCGGTAAAAATCGGATGCAGGCCGCTAAGGAAACATATTCAGAAACCGCGTGGCCGCTGCTCGGGGCAACGATTGTTGCAGCATTGGCCTTTTTGCCAGTGTACCTTGCAGACAACAACACCGGTGAGTTTTGCGAGTCGCTGTTTGTTGTAGTTGGCGTGTCACTGTTAGTGAGCTGGTTGCTTGCGATGACGGTCTCTGCACTATGGTGCTACATTGGTTTGAAAATACCCGAAAATATGCAAGGCAAAGATCCCTATGCAGGTGTCTTTTTTACTACGTATAAAAAGTTACTCGATCTCTGCATTCATTTCCGCTGGGTAACTCTTGCAATAATGGGTGTTCTGTTGGTGACAGCTATTGTTAACTTTAAGTATATTGATAAAACATTTTTTCCAGAGTCTCGTCGCCCTCAGCTGATTGTTGATTATTGGTTGCCGGAAGGAACCAATGTTGAAATTGTTTCTGATGATTTGCAAAAATTAGAAAAAACCCTGCTGGACTATCCCACAATTGAAGGTGTGGCATCGTTCGTTGGTGGCGGTGGAACACGTTTTTATCTTTCATTGGAGCCTGAGTTTACGAACTCATCATACGGTCAGTTGATTCTTAATATGAACAGTGCCGAGCGTCTTGATGAGACTATCGATTTTGTTCAGAAAGAGTTGGATGAGAAATTCTTGTATGCTGAACCGCGAGTACGCAAATTCCCACTCGGTGCTGCTGCTAAATTTAAAGTTGAAGCACGGTTTAGAGGTCCAGATCGCGCTGTTCTTCATGAGCTCGCAGAGCAGGCAAAGTCTGTAATGCATGCTGAACCTACCGCAAAGTATGTGCGGGATGATTGGCGTCAGTCTGTGAAAGTGATTGAAGCTGAGTACTCTCAGGCTCGAGGTCTTCGTGTTGGCGTTACCCGTGAAGATGTCGCATTGGCAATGAAGCGCGGCTATGACGGCGTGCCGATGGGAGTCTATCGTGAAGGGAACAAGTTGCTTCCGATAATTCTTCGTCCACCGGAGAATGAACGCCACCGCGTAGAAGATATGCGTATGCTTCAAGTGTACAATACAAAATCTACACAAGGTATCCCGATGGGGCAGCTTGTATCTGACGTTACGACAGGATGGGAAGAATCCACCATTCGTAGAAGAGACCATCAACGTGCAATCACAGTGCAGTGCGATCCACGGGTCGGAACCGCTGAAACATTGCGTCGCAAAATTAAACCGGCAATTGAGTCTCTTGTTTTGCCTGCCGGATACTCTCTGGAGTGGGGCGGAGACTGGGATAAGTCCAATGAGTCGCGCTCATATGTTGCGAAAGGATTGCCTGTAACGTTTCTGATTATGGCTCTTGTGGTGGTTATGTTGTTTAACGCATACCGCCAGCCGTTGATTATTGCACTTACGGTTCCGCTTTCTATTATTGGCGTAACGACCGGCTTGTTGTTGACGCGCCAGCCATTCGGCTTCCTTGCGCTGTTGGGCTTCCTGTCATTGTCCGGTATGTTGATTAAGAATGCGGTAATTTTGATTGATCAGATTGATGCGGAGATTGCAGGCGGAAAAGAACCATATACAGCCGTACTGGAATCATCCGTCAGTCGTATTCGTCCTGTACTTATGGCAGCTATGTCAACAGTTCTCGGGATGCTCCCACTTGTTATTGATAGGTTCTGGGCATCCATGGCTGTAACTATCTGCTTCGGTCTGACCTTTGCGACGGTACTTACACTTGTCATTGTTCCGGTGTTGTACACGCTCTTTTTCAGGATAAAGCGAATTCCACCACAAGAACAAAAAGCATAA
- the hisD gene encoding histidinol dehydrogenase: protein MEFIKKAQKTAESNSQKTREIVKNILDDVDARGEQAVRELAKKFDGWEGDFILSDEKKERLISTLSQRKKDDIQFAHEQVSKFALAQRESLKAFEVETRPGVRLGQRITPMDVAGCYVPGGRFAHACSAVMSVATAKAAGVPFVIACSPPRGESIDPAVAYAMDISGADIILEMGGVQAIATMANGLFTNRPANILVGPGNGFVAEAKAMLAGSGKCGIDVFAGPTESAIIADKTADPITLAIDLVSQAEHGYDSPVWLYTDSRIVAEQVLTLMPKIIAQHPDPDVAGSAWRDYGEIILCKDREELCKVNDEYAAEHVQVIAEDLDWWLDNLMSYGSLFLGEGSTVAHGDKCSGTNHILPTKKAAHFSGGLNVHKFLKILTYQELDKEANKTFSAIASRLCRVEGMEGHARACDWRLEKYFPNEEWDFEVYKHKLD, encoded by the coding sequence ATGGAATTTATCAAAAAGGCTCAAAAAACAGCTGAATCAAACAGTCAAAAAACACGTGAAATTGTAAAAAATATTTTAGACGACGTTGATGCTAGAGGCGAACAAGCTGTTCGCGAATTGGCAAAGAAATTTGATGGATGGGAAGGCGATTTCATTTTGAGTGATGAAAAAAAAGAACGTCTCATCAGCACTCTTTCTCAACGCAAAAAGGATGATATTCAATTCGCTCACGAGCAAGTTTCAAAATTTGCTTTGGCGCAGCGCGAAAGCCTAAAAGCATTTGAAGTAGAAACCCGCCCCGGCGTTCGGCTCGGACAGCGAATCACACCTATGGATGTTGCTGGTTGTTATGTACCGGGGGGACGTTTTGCCCATGCATGTTCTGCAGTAATGAGTGTTGCCACTGCTAAAGCAGCAGGAGTTCCATTCGTTATCGCGTGTTCCCCACCACGAGGTGAAAGCATTGATCCGGCAGTGGCATATGCCATGGATATTTCCGGTGCAGACATCATTCTAGAAATGGGAGGAGTTCAGGCAATCGCGACAATGGCTAACGGTCTTTTCACCAACCGCCCTGCCAATATACTTGTTGGTCCGGGTAACGGATTTGTTGCAGAAGCAAAAGCCATGCTTGCAGGCTCTGGAAAATGCGGCATTGATGTTTTTGCAGGTCCTACTGAATCTGCAATTATCGCAGATAAAACAGCTGATCCTATAACTCTTGCAATTGACCTCGTATCACAGGCTGAACACGGATACGATTCACCGGTATGGCTCTATACTGATAGCCGCATAGTTGCAGAGCAAGTTCTGACACTCATGCCGAAAATTATTGCTCAGCATCCAGATCCAGACGTTGCAGGCTCCGCATGGCGCGACTATGGAGAGATTATTTTATGCAAGGATCGCGAAGAACTCTGCAAAGTGAATGATGAATATGCTGCAGAGCATGTACAGGTTATTGCAGAAGATCTCGACTGGTGGCTCGACAACCTCATGTCTTACGGCTCTCTCTTCCTCGGGGAAGGCAGTACGGTAGCCCACGGCGACAAATGCTCCGGCACAAACCACATCCTCCCGACCAAAAAAGCTGCTCACTTTAGCGGGGGCTTGAACGTACATAAATTTTTGAAAATTTTGACATATCAAGAGCTTGATAAAGAAGCGAACAAAACTTTCAGTGCAATCGCTTCACGTCTTTGCCGCGTGGAAGGTATGGAAGGGCACGCAAGAGCTTGTGACTGGCGCTTAGAAAAATATTTCCCTAATGAAGAGTGGGACTTTGAAGTCTACAAACACAAATTAGACTAG
- a CDS encoding GntR family transcriptional regulator, producing the protein MKKSENMKYLKAYEKIRDLILSGKKLPGTRLVLADLEAELQIGRGALREALLRLDRSGLVRNVPYKGAVVASPPKQKEIEYIYKMRADIEIELALIAMENMNEVDFQELEELHAQMVKLKSTNEGFFALDRQFHLYIAGRAELSHLYSILEKLLEFIEMFLSLYQYKANDCVRFNEEHARIIKALREKDAEVLTSLLKVNIQGGLGLVGEAYDRIRCSV; encoded by the coding sequence TTGAAGAAATCAGAAAATATGAAGTATCTGAAAGCGTATGAAAAAATTCGCGATTTAATATTGTCAGGAAAAAAATTGCCCGGAACACGGCTTGTACTTGCAGATCTGGAGGCAGAACTGCAGATAGGCCGTGGAGCACTCAGGGAAGCTTTGCTCCGCCTTGACCGGTCTGGTCTTGTTCGGAATGTGCCTTACAAAGGGGCAGTCGTTGCAAGTCCACCGAAGCAAAAAGAGATTGAGTATATATATAAGATGCGTGCCGACATTGAAATTGAGCTAGCTCTCATTGCAATGGAAAATATGAATGAAGTAGATTTTCAAGAGCTTGAGGAATTGCACGCGCAGATGGTTAAACTGAAATCCACCAATGAAGGTTTCTTTGCGTTAGATCGTCAGTTTCATCTGTATATTGCAGGTAGGGCTGAGTTATCTCACTTGTATTCAATTCTTGAAAAACTTCTGGAGTTTATCGAGATGTTCTTAAGCTTATATCAGTACAAAGCTAATGACTGCGTACGCTTTAATGAAGAACATGCGAGAATCATAAAGGCACTACGTGAAAAGGATGCTGAGGTTCTTACTTCTTTGCTCAAAGTAAATATTCAAGGCGGGCTTGGACTTGTTGGTGAAGCGTATGACAGAATACGCTGCTCAGTGTAA
- a CDS encoding DegV family protein, which yields MLKKRVHGKTNLRFAITHVEAPEKAKRLAAMIKKEFHSDIEFVLQASPVLGCYSGPGACGVSVLCDS from the coding sequence CTGCTCAAAAAACGTGTTCACGGTAAAACGAATCTTCGCTTTGCCATCACTCATGTTGAAGCACCGGAAAAGGCAAAACGCCTTGCTGCTATGATCAAAAAAGAATTTCATTCCGACATCGAATTTGTACTACAAGCATCTCCAGTTCTTGGCTGCTATAGTGGGCCGGGAGCATGTGGGGTATCAGTATTATGTGATTCCTAA
- a CDS encoding aspartate/glutamate racemase family protein: MKNSTYEKVAGILGGMGPEATVDLLNRIIQLTPATDDNDHVRCIIDNNPKVPSRIKALIEHVGENPGPCMAEMAQKLEEWGADFLCIPCNTAHYYYDYANNAVSIPVVNLIDLTVKHVLETNPEIKRVGVLCSTAVISTKLYENGFGEMNVEVIYPEESFQTSLLEVIKSIKAGDTGAEVQSSFANIVTNVIEQGSELIVIACTELGIISNNVSFPLADATKILAEEIIARAKHV; this comes from the coding sequence ATGAAAAACTCAACATACGAAAAAGTGGCTGGCATTCTAGGTGGCATGGGGCCGGAAGCTACGGTTGATCTGCTTAACCGCATTATTCAGCTAACACCTGCAACAGACGATAATGATCATGTCCGATGTATTATCGACAATAATCCCAAGGTGCCCTCCCGCATCAAGGCGTTAATCGAGCACGTTGGCGAAAACCCCGGGCCTTGTATGGCTGAGATGGCACAGAAGCTGGAGGAATGGGGAGCAGATTTTTTATGTATCCCCTGCAATACAGCACATTATTATTACGACTATGCGAACAATGCTGTTTCCATCCCAGTGGTAAACCTCATTGACTTAACCGTAAAACATGTTCTTGAAACAAATCCGGAAATCAAGCGGGTCGGCGTTCTTTGTTCAACTGCCGTCATTTCCACGAAGCTATATGAAAATGGATTCGGTGAAATGAATGTTGAAGTCATATATCCGGAAGAGTCATTTCAAACCAGCCTGCTCGAAGTCATAAAAAGCATAAAAGCTGGTGATACAGGCGCGGAAGTTCAATCCTCATTTGCAAATATTGTTACCAATGTAATTGAGCAAGGATCTGAACTTATAGTCATAGCTTGTACTGAGTTAGGAATCATCAGTAATAATGTGTCATTTCCATTAGCAGACGCTACTAAGATATTAGCAGAAGAAATTATTGCGCGGGCTAAACACGTTTAG
- a CDS encoding TRAP transporter small permease yields MKIKQILHIADNVESILCQCLLSFFVVVLFSQIMLRMCFNYVLPWSEEISRFTFVWFVFLGAAYAARLNAHNRVLIQFKLFPPIVQNISTLFADLIWIVFNIVMVIKSAEVIQQLTKYTYYSPALGVSMAYVYWIFPISFSLMTIRIIQVNYIKYILKQEIVDVDKVDINDHTSLTESEG; encoded by the coding sequence ATGAAGATAAAGCAAATTCTCCACATTGCTGACAACGTGGAAAGCATTTTATGCCAATGTCTCTTAAGCTTTTTTGTAGTAGTTCTTTTTTCGCAGATCATGCTACGCATGTGTTTTAACTACGTTCTTCCATGGAGTGAAGAAATTTCACGCTTCACATTTGTCTGGTTTGTATTCTTAGGTGCTGCCTATGCCGCACGATTAAATGCGCACAACAGGGTTTTAATTCAATTCAAATTGTTCCCCCCTATTGTGCAGAATATCTCTACTCTGTTTGCTGACCTTATTTGGATTGTTTTCAACATAGTCATGGTTATTAAAAGCGCTGAAGTTATTCAGCAGCTTACAAAATACACTTACTACTCTCCTGCATTAGGAGTCTCCATGGCATATGTTTACTGGATTTTTCCTATCAGCTTCTCACTTATGACCATACGTATCATTCAAGTTAACTACATTAAGTACATCTTGAAGCAAGAAATCGTAGATGTAGATAAAGTAGATATCAACGACCACACTTCTTTAACAGAATCTGAAGGATAG
- a CDS encoding TRAP transporter substrate-binding protein: MKKFLTLALIISMCTFFSFADASAKQVLKLGMGDPIDSDQGALATRFKEILEGLSNGEIQVDLFPNGAIGTETEMLQNARAGTLDFAIIGIGNAVPFVRELGTLTMPYLIENSYDAVKVTTGKLGKFWNTVASEKGGFRIVGWTYSNFRHLTNSVRPVTSLKDVKGLKIRIPQNNIILSTLKAWDANPVPMAWSETFTALQQGVVDGQDNPYIVNYTSKFHEVQTHLTEIHYQYSLQPLIMGTVTLDKFSPEMRDMVLRAGIEAQQYCILFQTLEAEKAKQAMQANGVKVSYLTDEDEWRKKAVENVWPQFYDFIGGKQNLDLVLKALGKS; encoded by the coding sequence ATGAAAAAATTTTTAACTCTCGCACTGATAATCAGCATGTGTACTTTCTTCAGCTTTGCGGATGCATCCGCCAAGCAGGTACTTAAGCTCGGCATGGGAGACCCGATTGATTCAGATCAGGGCGCACTTGCCACTCGATTCAAGGAAATCCTTGAAGGTCTCTCCAATGGTGAAATTCAGGTAGATTTATTTCCAAACGGAGCCATCGGAACCGAAACAGAAATGCTACAGAACGCCCGTGCAGGCACACTGGATTTCGCCATTATCGGTATCGGCAACGCAGTACCGTTTGTTAGAGAGCTTGGCACGCTAACTATGCCGTACCTTATTGAGAACTCGTATGATGCTGTAAAAGTTACTACTGGTAAACTTGGCAAATTCTGGAACACAGTAGCCAGCGAAAAAGGCGGTTTCCGCATTGTTGGCTGGACATATTCCAACTTCCGCCATCTCACAAACTCAGTACGCCCAGTTACATCACTTAAAGATGTTAAAGGGTTAAAAATTCGTATTCCACAAAACAACATTATCCTTTCCACACTCAAGGCATGGGACGCTAACCCAGTTCCAATGGCTTGGTCTGAAACATTCACTGCATTACAGCAGGGTGTGGTTGACGGACAGGATAACCCTTACATTGTTAACTACACCTCAAAGTTTCATGAAGTACAAACTCACTTAACTGAAATCCATTACCAATATTCCTTGCAACCACTTATTATGGGTACAGTAACCTTAGATAAGTTCTCCCCTGAAATGCGTGACATGGTGCTACGCGCGGGTATTGAAGCACAACAGTACTGTATTCTCTTCCAGACTTTGGAAGCTGAAAAAGCCAAACAGGCCATGCAGGCTAACGGTGTAAAGGTGAGCTACCTTACCGATGAAGACGAATGGAGAAAGAAGGCTGTCGAAAATGTATGGCCACAATTCTACGACTTCATCGGCGGCAAACAAAACCTCGATCTCGTTCTGAAGGCACTGGGTAAATCGTAA